One window of Bactrocera tryoni isolate S06 chromosome 2, CSIRO_BtryS06_freeze2, whole genome shotgun sequence genomic DNA carries:
- the LOC120769268 gene encoding odorant receptor Or2-like isoform X1 has protein sequence MYRLEIISTMTNYENLPLYAVNVKVFVKVGLIDSTGYTKGLLFCLIPIITYVGQIMHIFKSWNEDIGETSMNLHILLLKTHCLVRLWLMVKKPKDFERFFQCVEQWYRDIERNGDPQMVDTLQEITKRTQLLSKMTVYVAAGGTIAAFFYPLSFDGRKHMITVQYPLFDVLETPFFEFFFLLQMICLVPIILVLTLQFTNIFLISLMFGELILKDLCVKLRNIRSENEETMLQEFKECIGYHRKVIDLCDDLQDLLSMDSFFHVALFGMMLCLLLFFLSMIHDLRLILTILTFVSYTTYMLFTTYYYANNLATESLEVANAAYDTPWYRGNLEMRKCVITMIARCQKPLQMKAGGLYPMTMETFQAILRVSYSYFSLLQGLNQQ, from the exons atgtat AGACTGGAAATCATCAGCACCATGACCAACTACGAAAATCTACCGTTATATGCAGTAAATGTTAAAGTTTTCGTTAAAGTGGGACTCATCGACTCAACTGGCTATACGAAGGGACTTCTATTTTGCTTAATACCAATAATAACATATGTGGGGCAAATCATGCATATATTTAAGTCATGGAATGAGGACATTGGCGAGACGAGTATGAATCTTCACATATTGTTGCTTAAAACGCATTGTTTAGTTCGTTTATGGCTCATGGTGAAGAAACCCAAAGACTTTGAGCGATTCTTTCAATGTGTCGAGCAGTGGTATAGAGATATCGAG CGAAACGGCGATCCACAAATGGTCGATACACTACAGGAAATCACCAAACGAACTCAGCTGCTGAGCAAAATGACCGTCTATGTAGCCGCTGGAGGAACAATAGCCGCATTCTTCTATCCATTATCATTTGATGGACGCA AACATATGATAACCGTGCAATATCCACTCTTCGATGTCCTCGAAACACCATTCTTCGAATTCTTTTTTCTACTGCAAATGATATGTTTAGTGCCGATCATTTTAGTTCTCACTCTacaatttacgaatattttcCTCATATCCCTTATGTTCGGTGAACTGATCTTAAAGGATTTGTGTGTGAAACTAAGAAATATACGCAGTGAGAATGAGGAAACCATGCTACAGGAGTTCAAGGAATGCATTGGGTATCACAGAAAGGTTATCGA tttgtgTGATGATCTCCAAGATTTGCTTTCAATGGATAGCTTCTTTCACGTTGCGCTCTTTGGTATGATGCTCTGCTTGCTGCTATTCTTCCTTTCAATG ataCATGATCTCCGACTTATTCTAACGATACTGACGTTTGTCAGTTACACTACTTATATGCTTTTCACTACCTACTATTATGCGAACAATCTGGCAACTGAG AGCCTTGAAGTGGCCAACGCCGCCTATGACACACCTTGGTATAGAGGAAATTTGGAAATGCGTAAATGTGTCATTACTATGATCGCAAGATGTCAGAAACCTCTTCAA ATGAAGGCCGGTGGGCTATATCCGATGACTATGGAGACTTTCCAAGCCATTTTACGTGTttcttattcatatttttccCTACTACAAGGACTCAATCAACAATAA
- the LOC120769270 gene encoding odorant receptor Or2-like isoform X2, with the protein MSSYENLPLYAVNVKVFVKVGLIDSIGWMKRFLFYLILIISFVGQMINVFKTWGEDIGDTSMNFYCLLLVTHCLIRFSIVVKKAEKFERFFQYIKQWYTDIERKGDPKMVGILQEITRKTQKQSKVTIYVAAIAAIAAFFYPLSFDERKHIIEVQYLFFDVLQTPYYELFYLMEVVFLTPAILVLYLPFTNILLISLMFGELALKDLCVKLRNIGSENEETMLQDFKECIAYHGKIIDLCDDLEDLISVDGFFHVALFGMILCMLLFVLSMVHNLRLILMVFLFVSFNIYMIGITYFYANNLATESLEVANAAYDTPWYRGNLEMRKCVITMIARCQKPLQMTAGGLYPMTMETFQAILRVSYSYFSLLQGLNQ; encoded by the exons ATGAGTAGCTACGAAAATCTACCGTTATATGCAGTAAATGTTAAAGTTTTCGTTAAAGTGGGACTCATAGACTCAATCGGCTGGATGAAGCGATTCCtattttacttaatattaataatatcatTTGTGGGGCAAATGATTAATGTGTTTAAGACATGGGGTGAGGATATTGGCGATACGAGTATGAATTTTTACTGTTTGTTGCTGGTGACACATTGTTTAATTCGTTTCTCGATCGTGGTGAAGAAAGCCGAAAAATTTGAGCGCTTCTTTCAATACATCAAACAGTGGTACACTGATATCGAG CGTAAAGGCGATCCAAAAATGGTCGGTATACTACAGGAAATCACTAGAAAAACTCAAAAGCAGAGTAAAGTGACCATCTATGTAGCCGCTATAGCAGCAATAGCCGCATTCTTCTATCCATTATCATTTGATGAACGAA AACATATCATTGAAGTGCAATATCTATTCTTCGATGTCCTCCAAACACCATACTATGAACTCTTTTATCTCATGGAAGTTGTGTTTTTAACGCCGGCTATTTTGGTTCTTTATCTCCCGTTTACGAATATTTTACTCATATCTCTTATGTTCGGCGAGTTGGCCTTAAAGGATTTGTGTGTCAAGCTAAGAAATATAGGCAGTGAGAATGAAGAAACCATGCTACAGGACTTCAAGGAATGTATTGCGTATCACGGAAAGATTATCGA ctTGTGTGATGATCTCGAAGATTTAATTTCTGTGGATGGATTCTTTCACGTTGCGCTCTTTGGTATGATCCTCTGCATGCTGCTTTTTGTCCTCTCAATG GTACATAATCTCCGACTCATTCTAATGGTTTTCTTATTTGTcagtttcaatatttatatgatTGGTATTACCTATTTTTATGCGAACAATCTGGCAACTGAG AGCCTTGAAGTGGCCAACGCCGCCTACGACACACCTTGGTATAGAGGAAATTTGGAAATGCGTAAATGTGTCATTACTATGATCGCAAGATGTCAGAAACCTCTACAA ATGACGGCCGGTGGTCTATATCCGATGACTATGGAGACTTTCCAAGCCATATTACGtgtttcatattcatatttttcccTACTACAAGGTCTTAATCAATAA
- the LOC120769270 gene encoding odorant receptor Or2-like isoform X3 → MTSYENLPLYLMNVKVFVKVGLIDSSGWIKRFLFGLILIISFVGQMINVFKTWSVDIGDTSMNFYCLLLMTHCLIRFSIVVKKADKFERFFQCIKQWYTDIERKGDPNMVGTLQEITRKTQKLSKLTIYLAALATIAAFCYPLSFDERKHMITVQYPVFDVLQTPYYELFYLMEVVLVLPTILVLYLPFTNILLISLMFGELALKDLCVKLRNIGSENEETMLQEFKECIAYHGKVVDLCDDLEDLISVDGFFHVALFGMILCMLLFVLSMVGAYTSRVSKSSPCYQKYLFKLLAVIARKVIDCLSFSICLG, encoded by the exons ATGACTAGCTACGAAAATCTACCGCTATATTTAATGAATGTCAAAGTTTTTGTTAAAGTGGGACTCATCGACTCGAGTGGCTGGATCAAGCGATTCTTGTTTggcttaatattaataatatcatTTGTGGGGCAAATGATAAATGTGTTTAAGACATGGAGTGTCGATATTGGCGATACGAGTATGAATTTTTACTGTTTGTTGCTGATGACACATTGTTTAATTCGTTTCTCGATCGTGGTGAAGAAAGCCGACAAATTTGAGCGCTTCTTTCAATGCATCAAACAGTGGTACACTGATATCGAG CGTAAAGGCGATCCAAACATGGTCGGTACACTACAAGAAATCACTAGAAAAACTCAAAAGCTGAGTAAACTGACCATCTATCTAGCCGCTTTAGCAACAATAGCCGCATTCTGCTATCCATTATCATTTGACGAACGCA AACATATGATAACCGTGCAATATCCAGTCTTCGATGTCCTCCAAACACCATACTATGAACTCTTTTATCTCATGGAAGTTGTGTTGGTATTGCCGACCATTTTGGTTCTTTATCTCCCGTTTACGAATATTTTACTCATATCTCTTATGTTCGGCGAGCTGGCCTTAAAGGATTTGTGTGTGAAGCTAAGAAATATAGGCAGTGAGAATGAAGAAACCATGCTACAGGAGTTCAAGGAATGTATTGCGTATCACGGAAAGGTTGTCGA ctTGTGTGATGATCTCGAAGATTTAATTTCTGTGGATGGATTCTTTCACGTTGCGCTCTTTGGTATGATCCTCTGCATGCTGCTTTTTGTCCTCTCAATGGTAGGTGCTTATACAAGTAGAGTCTCAAAATCCAGTCCatgttatcaaaaatatttatttaaactcCTTGCCGTAATCGCACGGAAAGTAATAGATTGTCTGTCTTTCTCAATTTGCCTTGGCTAA
- the LOC120769270 gene encoding odorant receptor Or2-like isoform X1: protein MTSYENLPLYLMNVKVFVKVGLIDSSGWIKRFLFGLILIISFVGQMINVFKTWSVDIGDTSMNFYCLLLMTHCLIRFSIVVKKADKFERFFQCIKQWYTDIERKGDPNMVGTLQEITRKTQKLSKLTIYLAALATIAAFCYPLSFDERKHMITVQYPVFDVLQTPYYELFYLMEVVLVLPTILVLYLPFTNILLISLMFGELALKDLCVKLRNIGSENEETMLQEFKECIAYHGKVVDLCDNLEDLISVDGFFHVALFGMILCMLLFVLSVVHNLRIILIVFMFVSFNTYMIGITYYYANNLATESLEVANAIYDTPWYRGNSEMRTCVITMIARCQKPLQMKAGGLYPMTMETFQAILRVSYSYFSLLQGLNQ, encoded by the exons ATGACTAGCTACGAAAATCTACCGCTATATTTAATGAATGTCAAAGTTTTTGTTAAAGTGGGACTCATCGACTCGAGTGGCTGGATCAAGCGATTCTTGTTTggcttaatattaataatatcatTTGTGGGGCAAATGATAAATGTGTTTAAGACATGGAGTGTCGATATTGGCGATACGAGTATGAATTTTTACTGTTTGTTGCTGATGACACATTGTTTAATTCGTTTCTCGATCGTGGTGAAGAAAGCCGACAAATTTGAGCGCTTCTTTCAATGCATCAAACAGTGGTACACTGATATCGAG CGTAAAGGCGATCCAAACATGGTCGGTACACTACAAGAAATCACTAGAAAAACTCAAAAGCTGAGTAAACTGACCATCTATCTAGCCGCTTTAGCAACAATAGCCGCATTCTGCTATCCATTATCATTTGACGAACGCA AACATATGATAACCGTGCAATATCCAGTCTTCGATGTCCTCCAAACACCATACTATGAACTCTTTTATCTCATGGAAGTTGTGTTGGTATTGCCGACCATTTTGGTTCTTTATCTCCCGTTTACGAATATTTTACTCATATCTCTTATGTTCGGCGAGCTGGCCTTAAAGGATTTGTGTGTGAAGCTAAGAAATATAGGCAGTGAGAATGAAGAAACCATGCTACAGGAGTTCAAGGAATGTATTGCGTATCACGGAAAGGTTGTCGA cTTGTGTGATAATCTCGAAGATTTAATTTCAGTGGATGGATTCTTTCACGTTGCGCTCTTTGGTATGATCCTCTGCATGCTGCTTTTTGTCCTCTCAGTG GTACATAATCTCAGAATCATTCTAATTGTTTTCATGTTTGTCAGTTTCAATACTTATATGATTGGTATAACCTATTATTATGCGAACAATCTGGCAACTGAG AGTCTAGAAGTGGCCAATGCCATTTATGATACACCTTGGTATAGAGGAAATTCGGAAATGCGAACATGTGTCATTACTATGATCGCAAGATGTCAGAAACCCCTACAA ATGAAGGCCGGTGGTCTATATCCGATGACTATGGAGACTTTCCAAGCCATTTTACGtgtttcatattcatatttttcctTACTACAAGGTCTTAATCAGTAA
- the LOC120769268 gene encoding odorant receptor Or2-like isoform X2, with protein sequence MTNYENLPLYAVNVKVFVKVGLIDSTGYTKGLLFCLIPIITYVGQIMHIFKSWNEDIGETSMNLHILLLKTHCLVRLWLMVKKPKDFERFFQCVEQWYRDIERNGDPQMVDTLQEITKRTQLLSKMTVYVAAGGTIAAFFYPLSFDGRKHMITVQYPLFDVLETPFFEFFFLLQMICLVPIILVLTLQFTNIFLISLMFGELILKDLCVKLRNIRSENEETMLQEFKECIGYHRKVIDLCDDLQDLLSMDSFFHVALFGMMLCLLLFFLSMIHDLRLILTILTFVSYTTYMLFTTYYYANNLATESLEVANAAYDTPWYRGNLEMRKCVITMIARCQKPLQMKAGGLYPMTMETFQAILRVSYSYFSLLQGLNQQ encoded by the exons ATGACCAACTACGAAAATCTACCGTTATATGCAGTAAATGTTAAAGTTTTCGTTAAAGTGGGACTCATCGACTCAACTGGCTATACGAAGGGACTTCTATTTTGCTTAATACCAATAATAACATATGTGGGGCAAATCATGCATATATTTAAGTCATGGAATGAGGACATTGGCGAGACGAGTATGAATCTTCACATATTGTTGCTTAAAACGCATTGTTTAGTTCGTTTATGGCTCATGGTGAAGAAACCCAAAGACTTTGAGCGATTCTTTCAATGTGTCGAGCAGTGGTATAGAGATATCGAG CGAAACGGCGATCCACAAATGGTCGATACACTACAGGAAATCACCAAACGAACTCAGCTGCTGAGCAAAATGACCGTCTATGTAGCCGCTGGAGGAACAATAGCCGCATTCTTCTATCCATTATCATTTGATGGACGCA AACATATGATAACCGTGCAATATCCACTCTTCGATGTCCTCGAAACACCATTCTTCGAATTCTTTTTTCTACTGCAAATGATATGTTTAGTGCCGATCATTTTAGTTCTCACTCTacaatttacgaatattttcCTCATATCCCTTATGTTCGGTGAACTGATCTTAAAGGATTTGTGTGTGAAACTAAGAAATATACGCAGTGAGAATGAGGAAACCATGCTACAGGAGTTCAAGGAATGCATTGGGTATCACAGAAAGGTTATCGA tttgtgTGATGATCTCCAAGATTTGCTTTCAATGGATAGCTTCTTTCACGTTGCGCTCTTTGGTATGATGCTCTGCTTGCTGCTATTCTTCCTTTCAATG ataCATGATCTCCGACTTATTCTAACGATACTGACGTTTGTCAGTTACACTACTTATATGCTTTTCACTACCTACTATTATGCGAACAATCTGGCAACTGAG AGCCTTGAAGTGGCCAACGCCGCCTATGACACACCTTGGTATAGAGGAAATTTGGAAATGCGTAAATGTGTCATTACTATGATCGCAAGATGTCAGAAACCTCTTCAA ATGAAGGCCGGTGGGCTATATCCGATGACTATGGAGACTTTCCAAGCCATTTTACGTGTttcttattcatatttttccCTACTACAAGGACTCAATCAACAATAA